In Gammaproteobacteria bacterium (ex Lamellibrachia satsuma), a single genomic region encodes these proteins:
- a CDS encoding FAD/NAD(P)-binding protein produces the protein MTDNIYLPKIGRIVGIDEETQGARAIKTFKVEFPNDDGFEHDCGQCAMLSMFGKGESMISIASSPLVKEYKQFSIMKMGRVTSAFHAAKIGDFIGIRGPYGNQFPLDDWKGRDLVFIGGGVGLAPIWPVIQTAVARREDFGKITVFYGARSSSDIMYETDFEKLKASAEVQLSVDAPEEDWQGYTGFVPANLMDKAPSPDNAIAITCGPPIMIKFVIQNLQALGFADEQIYTTIENKMKCGVGKCGRCNVGKDYVCVKGPVYSWSELRSLPQEY, from the coding sequence ATGACGGACAACATCTATCTTCCAAAGATTGGACGCATCGTCGGTATCGATGAGGAGACCCAGGGCGCCAGGGCAATCAAGACCTTCAAGGTCGAATTCCCGAACGACGACGGTTTCGAGCACGACTGCGGTCAGTGCGCCATGCTGTCGATGTTCGGCAAAGGCGAATCGATGATATCAATCGCCTCTTCGCCGCTGGTCAAAGAGTACAAGCAGTTCAGCATCATGAAGATGGGGCGAGTCACCTCGGCCTTTCACGCTGCCAAAATCGGCGACTTCATCGGTATCCGCGGCCCCTACGGCAACCAGTTTCCCCTGGATGACTGGAAGGGCCGGGATCTGGTCTTCATCGGCGGCGGCGTCGGCCTGGCCCCGATCTGGCCGGTGATCCAGACAGCAGTGGCGCGACGTGAGGACTTCGGTAAGATCACCGTTTTCTACGGTGCCCGCTCCTCCAGCGACATCATGTACGAGACCGATTTTGAGAAGCTCAAGGCGTCTGCCGAAGTGCAACTCTCAGTCGATGCTCCCGAGGAGGACTGGCAGGGTTATACGGGTTTTGTTCCAGCCAACCTGATGGACAAGGCGCCGTCACCCGATAACGCCATTGCTATTACCTGTGGCCCACCGATCATGATAAAGTTTGTCATCCAGAATCTGCAGGCATTGGGCTTTGCGGACGAACAGATCTACACCACCATCGAAAACAAGATGAAGTGTGGCGTCGGCAAATGCGGACGTTGCAACGTGGGTAAGGACTATGTCTGTGTAAAGGGCCCAGTCTATTCCTGGTCTGAGCTAAGGAGCCTGCCGCAAGAATACTAA
- a CDS encoding 4Fe-4S dicluster domain-containing protein, with protein sequence MEKILNQEKLREWVDMLDDCEVYAPAFADSVWNYARVEAGTDIDLSHTNTIGSVKEFVFPQREVFFRFEKKDGVPVLTATLPDPKPTVVFGVRPCDGRGMPRNDTVFNKEFEDPYYWARRDKLTLVGLACNQPHSPNCFCQSVGGSPHSEDGLDILMTDLGDRFHVKGITVKGVEAMERGRDAFGAVRDGDQAETEKVHDTSRSHPQRPLGNLDAIPEAIRESFDSPLWADMAQHCIGCGICTFLCPTCHCFDINDEVISPTTGEGERVRTWDNCQFPDFTMHTSGHNPRADLGSRLRQRVSHKFLYFVENHKTQQCTGCGRCITECPVGIDIVAVLERVSQS encoded by the coding sequence ATGGAAAAGATCCTTAACCAGGAAAAACTCAGGGAGTGGGTCGATATGCTCGACGACTGCGAGGTATACGCTCCCGCCTTTGCCGACTCGGTCTGGAATTACGCCAGGGTCGAGGCAGGCACCGATATCGACCTCTCTCACACCAACACCATCGGCTCCGTCAAGGAGTTCGTCTTCCCCCAACGTGAGGTCTTCTTCCGTTTCGAAAAGAAGGACGGCGTTCCGGTGCTGACCGCGACCCTGCCCGATCCAAAACCCACGGTAGTGTTCGGTGTACGACCCTGCGATGGCAGGGGCATGCCCCGCAATGACACGGTGTTCAATAAAGAGTTCGAAGACCCCTATTACTGGGCGAGACGGGACAAGCTGACCCTGGTCGGTCTGGCCTGCAACCAGCCTCACTCCCCCAACTGCTTCTGTCAATCGGTTGGCGGTTCGCCACACTCCGAGGACGGTCTCGACATTCTGATGACCGACCTGGGCGACCGGTTCCATGTCAAGGGAATCACGGTGAAGGGAGTGGAGGCCATGGAACGGGGCCGCGACGCCTTCGGTGCGGTTCGCGACGGTGACCAGGCCGAGACCGAGAAGGTTCACGATACCTCACGCAGTCATCCCCAGCGTCCCCTTGGTAATCTGGACGCCATTCCCGAGGCAATCCGCGAGAGCTTCGACTCTCCGCTGTGGGCCGATATGGCACAGCATTGCATCGGTTGCGGCATCTGCACCTTCCTCTGTCCGACCTGTCACTGCTTCGACATCAACGACGAAGTGATTAGCCCGACTACTGGGGAGGGCGAGCGGGTGAGAACCTGGGACAACTGTCAGTTCCCAGACTTCACCATGCACACATCGGGACATAATCCCAGGGCAGACCTTGGTTCCCGTCTGCGGCAACGGGTCAGCCACAAATTTCTCTACTTCGTCGAAAACCATAAAACTCAGCAGTGCACGGGCTGCGGTCGCTGTATTACGGAGTGCCCGGTCGGAATCGACATTGTCGCGGTCTTGGAGAGAGTAAGCCAATCATGA